GAAAGGCCACTAATACTAAGTTCTTTAAAATCATAGCCATTAATCGCAAGCTCTTTATCGTCTAAATCCAAGATATCATTCATAAAGCCAGTCACCTTTTCAGGAGTAACAAGGTTCTGGTCATTAATGTCGACACGATAAATTGTAAATTCTGAAGTAGCTGCCTGATATTGATAAACAATCTCGTTCATCCCAATACTAATCGTCCCATTCTCAGTACCACTGTACAACGTCGGCTTGCCGTAACCAGCAATTGTTGGAATCGTTGGAAGATCATATTTAGTACCAACTTTTCCACTGAGCGTAAATGATGTGATTGGCTTCCGATCCGCACCCGTTGAAATAACTTGACCATCTTGGTCGATATATTTATAAGTGACTGTCCCACCAAGTTGCCATTTATCATGACCGACGAGTGGATATGAATTATTTAAATCATTAATATTAGCTAAGAATTTTTGTGCTGCTGATACATCACTATCGCCATTTAATGGAATAACAATCCCACCCGGATGAGGATTATAAAATGTATCATTTTCAATAGTTAAAGCTGTATTTAAGTTTCCAATAATTAGTTGGCTCAACGTACCATACTGATGCTCATTATAATAATCGTAAATTGGCGAATACACGCTCTCATTGATTTGAATTAAATTTGGTAAATTAGTTAGTGTTAATGTCTGTAGGGTGGTCTGCCCAAAAACGTTGTCCTCAATCGTTTCCAGCTTTGCCAAATTATTAATTGTAACAGTAGTTAAATTTTTGCAATTATAGAACAATTCTGATGGAAGTGATTCTATTTTAGCAAGTCCATCGAAAGTGACTGTTGTTATACCACTATCGCCATCGAACATGTCACGGGGCAATGATCTTAAATTATCAAGATTCGTAAAATTAACTGTCTTTAAGCTTTCACAGCTGTTAAATATGGCATCCCCGATTCTGGTAAGCTTTGGTAAATTGGCCAGATTAACACTGCCCAAATTGTCTTCCTCTTCATAATATCCGGTCATAAATGAACCCGCAAACGCTCCGTCACCAATACTTGTTAACGCTGGTAAGTTCGTCAAATTAACGGTGCGCAAGGCTCCACAATTCGCAAAAGCATTATTTCCAATGGTTTTTAAATTATCCAAATTTGATAATTCGATTGCTTCCAAGGTTTCAGAGCCGTCAAACGCACTTTCACTGATAGTTTGTAATGAAGTTAATGAATTAAGATCCACTGTTCTCACCGATTCGATACCGCTAAACGCATAAGATCCGATACCAATTATCGACGTTGCAAATTCTGCTGGAAACGTAACATGTCCATCCCAACTTTGCCAATCTCCTAAAGCTAGGTACTCGTTAAATGAATCGCTAACTCCGGTTATAACCCCATTTGTAACCTCAAAATCATCGGCAGTAAACTCATGTACCTCACCATCATCGGATATCGCCCGATCAGTTTTTTTAGCTTTATTTTTTATTTTTGAAGTCGGTACTTTTGTTGCCAATTCAGTTTGGTCGGTAACTTCCTTATCAGCTAAAGCAATCGGAGTCACCCCCATTCCACCAAGCAAGGTAGTCGTGGCAATACCGGCATACAAAAAATGTTTACCATTTAAGTGTTCTGTTATTTTATAAAAATTATGATGTGGCTCTTTCTCATGTTTCATTAGCATTGCTCCTTAGCGGTTAATTTAGTAGATATTAATACTGAGCACAGTCGGTTATTATTTAGTTTTTTTCTTATTGAACACATATAAACCAATTACCCCAGTAAGAGCAAGAACACCAAAGATTGGTAAAATATGGTTAACAATAGCCCCAGATTGTGGCAATGCTTTACTAGCATTATTATTCGGAGCGTTACGCGGCGTATCCGTGCTCAGCGGAATAAATTTCGAATTCGTGACTTGTGACTTGTTTATTTTCTTAGTACCGGTGCCACTAACTTCAGTACTGTTTCCCCCAGTGCTTGGGAGTGCATTCGGATTTTGCGTAGAGCTTGAACTTACAGGCGAATTATCATTTTTACCAGTCGTGGTACTTGATACCGTAGCTGAACTCGACGTAGCCGGTTTTTCACTACTTGAACTTGCACTACTACCAGTTGAACTATTATTATTCGTGTTAGTATTGTTGTTATTCGTAGTATCGTTATTTTTATCTGGTGTTAATGTTGCAGTCTTAGAATACACAAACTTATAGTTACGACCGGCATTTGCTCCAAGTGTTAGTGATTTACTAAAAGAGTCACCCACTGATTGCCATCCATAGTCGCCAACTGCACGTGACAAAGTACTAATATTAAGTTCCTTAAAATCATAACCATTGATAGCTATTTTTTTGTCATCCAAATTCAATGTATCATTAGTAAAACCAGTAACCTTTTCAGGTAACACCAAATTATTATCATTAGTATCAACACGGTAAATCATAAATGAAGCCATCTCTGCTTGATATTGATATACGATTTCGTTCATACCAGGACTAAAAATACCGTTCTCAACACCACTGACTAATGTTGGTTTGCCATACCCCGCAATTGTTGGCAGCATTGGTAAATCGTATTTTTCCCCAGCTATACCAACGATTGTCACTGCTTTCACCGGCATATTATCCGTTCCCAATTTGATAACTTGTTCATTTTGGTCGATATACTTGTACGTTATTGCGCTACCCACGTGCCATTTTTCGTTCACAGAAACATATACGCTATCCCCGATATAATTATTAGCCGCAACAAATTTTTGCGCCGTCGTTAAATCAGTAATCCCATCAACTGGAATTACAAGTCCGCCTGGTTTAACTATGTGTAGTGCTTCAGTTTCCAGCGTTAATCCGGCATTTAAATTCCCAACAATAATACGATCTAAAGTCGGGCTACTTTCGTCCCAATTAGAAAACGCATCAGAATCAATGTGAATTAAATTCGGTAAATTTGTCAAACTCAGCATTTGTAAGCTTCGCGCATCATTCAAAGCGTTGGTCTCAATATTTTTTAACTTAGGTAAATCGTTAACCGTCACTGTGGCTAAATTTTCACATTCACTAAAAAGGTTATAGGTCAATGATTGTAGACTATCCAGCCCGCTAATTGTGACCGCATTTAACTTTCCACAATATTCAAACACGCCTGTGTCTCCGTGGTAGGTCCCCTCATAATCAGCAGGATCATAATTATCATACGTTCCCGCATCATAATAACTTGTTCCCAGTTTCGATAGTAATGGCAGACTAGCTAAATTAACCGTTTCTAAATTTTCACAATCATAAAATGCCCCCGCACCAATCGTGGTTAAATTAGCTAAATTGCTGATATCAATTGCTTCCAAGAAAACATTGTCAGCAAAAGCATACTCACCAATGGTTTCTAATGCAGTTAAGGCATTAAGATTAACTGACCTGAGTGGAATACCTTGAAATGCCTCATCGCCAATCCCTGTAATTGTCGTTGCAAATTCATCTGGAAAAGTTATCAAACCGTCCCACTTAGAACCATCTTCATACATATAATTTAAAAAATTGTCAGTAAAACCAGTTATTACCCCATCGATAACAGCAAAATCATCTGCCGTAAATTCATAAGCCTCGCCACCATATGACCAAGCACGACTGGCTTTTTTTGACTTACTTTTTATTTTCTTAGGTGCGACTTTATTCACTAATTCCATTTGATTAGTATCTGCCTTATCCGCTAATGCAACTGGTGTGGCACCAATTCCACCAATTAATGTCGTTGTGGCAAGCCCTGCGTACAGAAAATGCTTACCATTCAAATGTTCTGTTAATTTGTATAGATTATGATGTGGCTCTTTTTTGTGTGTCATTCATTGCACTCCTCATATAATTAGTTTTAATACTATTAATTTTACTAAGAAAATATGAAACAATTTTGTACACCATATACTAAAAGATTGAAGCTAAATCCAGCCTCGTCCAAACCGTCTAATTAGTTTTCGTAATTAGACGAATCCAACTAATATCATCTTTAGATTCCACGGTAAAAATATTAGTGTACACAAAAAGGGCAACTCGTTTTCATGCACAAGTTACCCTTTCTTAATTAGGTTGATAAATACTATACTAATGCGTAATTATTTTTGGGATGCTTACAATTTACGTTTCTTACTGAAAGCATACAAACCAATGACACCAGCGAGCGCAATTGCACCGATAACTGGTAAAACTCGGTTAACAACGTACCCTGATTGCGGTAAATTCTTGGTGTCGTTACCACGAATACTACTTGTAGGCGTATTAAAACCAGAATCAGTACTCAACGGAATATAGCGTGTATTTGATGAACGCGATGTATCTGCATTGGTGTTACCAATTCCACTAGTACCCGTACTATTACCACCAGTTACTGGTAACCCCGTCGGATCATTTGTGGTACTAGTACTTGAACTCTTGGCAGTGTTGTCATCATTTTTCTTATCCGTACTACTTGATGCCGCTGACGAACTCGTGCCAGCAGTTGATGATGATTGACTGCTTGAGTTTCCCGCAGAATTATTGTTACTGTTATTCGTATTGCTAGTACTACTGCTGTTGGAACTATTATTAGAGCTATTACTATCGTTATTCTTTACAGCTGTCTTAGCGTAGACAAACTTGTAACTCCGCCCAGCATTGGCACCGAGGGTCAATTGTTTGCCAAATGAATCTGGTACAGCTTGCCATGAAAAATCACCAACAGCCCGTGAAAGTGACGTGCTATTAAGTTCTTGGAAATCATAACCAGCAATTGCAAGCTGCATATCATCTAAATCCAAAATATCATTAGTAAATCCGCTGATTTTTTCAGGTGGCACAATATTTTTATCATTCGTATCGACACGATAAATGGTAAATTCAGACGTCGCACCCTCATATTGATAAACAATCTCGTTCATCCCAATGCCAATTGCACCGTTCTCAGTACCACTGACCAATGTAGGCTTACCATAGCCAGCAATCGTTGGTGTTGCTGGTAAATCGTACTTAGTACCAACTTTTCCGCTGACTGTAAATGCTTTCACAGGTGTTCGATCAGTCCCAAAAGTAATCACCTGACCATCTTGGTCGACATACTTGTAGGTAACCGTACCACCAAGTTCCCATTTTCGACTTCCAGTAAATTGATTATCATTATTTAACTCATTAATACTAGTAAGAAATTTTTGGGCTGTTAGCACATCACCATCACCATTCAGTGGAATAACAATTCCACCTGGATGAGGCATCTCAAACGCATTTTCCTCGACAGTTAACGCTGAATTTAAATTACCAACAATCAGTTGATTAAAAGCGCCATATCCATCATCATCACGTTCGTTAGCATCATATACGTACCTGCCGATATAAATTAAATCAGGCATATTCGTTAACGTCAGCGTTTGTAGCGCTGTATTTCCTAAAAATGTGTCTTCAATACGTTGTACCTTGGGTAAGTTATTGAGTGTAACGTTTGTTAATTCCGGGTTATCACTAAGCAGATCTTCCGGTAATACTTTTAAGCTATCAAGACCGTCAAGGGTAACACTTGTCAGATGCTCACAACCACCCAGCGCGTAACTGCCAATACTTGTTAACTTTGGTAAATTGGTTAGAGTAATTGTCCCTGAATAATCCACATTATCCATCCATCCCCAATTCATAGAATAAGCAAAAGCATAATCATCAATGGTTGTCAGGTTCGGCAAATTATTCAACGTAATTGAAGTGGCCCCTCCCAAGTCGCCAAATGCACTATTACCAATCTTTTTTAAATGTTGTAAATTAGAAAGATCAATTTTTTCTAAATAGTAGGCACCACTAAAAGCGCCATCCCCAATAAATTCTAACGCGGTTAACGAATTAATATCAACCGCAGTTAGTGCCTCCATACTCAGTGCACTTGGACCAATCCCCTTGATTGTAGTCGCAAATTCGGCTGGAAATGTAATTTCTCCATTCCAAGGAGAATATTCTGACCACGCCTCTACGGTCTCGAAAAACGAATCATCCATCCCTGTAATGACACCGTGTTCAACAACAAAATCTGCTGCCGTAAAATTATAGGCTTGACCAGTATCTGACCACGAGCTTCCGTATCTTTTGTTTTTCGTTTTCGTCTTGGTAGGAACTGCTGTAGTCACTAACTCGGTGGCATTAGCAGCCGGTTTATCAGCTAAGGCGATTGGAGTTGCCCCCATTCCACCGATTAACGTGGTCGTTGCAAGCCCAGCATAGAGAAAATGCTTACCATTCAGATGTTCGGTTATGCGATAAAAATTATGATGTAGTTCTTTATCATTTGTCATTAGCGGGATTCCTCCTTTATTTCCATTTTTTTCTAATTATGTCAGCGTACTTACTCAATTAGTACTTACGTTTTTTCTTACTAATAGCATACAAACCAATGACACTAGCGAGGGCAATTGCGCCGATTGCTGGTAAGACCCGGTTAACGATAACTCCCGATTGTGGCAACGACTTACCGTGGTATTTACTACGGATACTAGTTGGCATATTGTGGGGAGTGTCAGTGCTAAGCGGAATGTACCTAGTGTTTGACGAACGTGACGTAGTTGTCCGATTATTTCCAATCCCACTAGTTCCAGTACTATTACCACCCGTGCTTGGGAGCGCATTCGGATCTTGTGTAGAACTTGAAGTTGCTTTCGAATTATCATTTTTCCCACTAGTGCTACTTGATGTCGTTGATGAACTCGATGCCGCTGGTTTTTCACTACTTGAACTTGCGCTACTACCAGTTGAACTATTATTGTTCGTAGTAGTATTGTTGTTATTGGTATTAGAATTATTTTGATCTGGGGTTGGTGCCGGCGTCGCGGTCTTAGCGTACACGAACTTATAGCTACGCCCAGCATTCGCACCAAGAGTCAGTGATTTACCAACTGAATCCGGTGCAGCTTGCCATGTATAGGCGCCAACTGCCCGTGAAAGCGTACTGATATTAAGTTCTTGGAAGTCATAACCGTTAATTGCAAGTTGTTTATCATCTAAATCTAATGTATCATTTGCAAATCCAGTAACTGTTTCCGGTTCAACCAAGTTCTTATCGTTAGTATCAACGCGATAAATCATAATCGAAGCAGTTGCCGCTTGATATTGATAAACAACTTCTTGTAAACCATAGCCAAAAGTTCCAGTTTCAGTACCACTGACTAATGCTGGATTTCCGTAACCCGCAATTGTTGGTAGTTTTGGTAAATCATATTTTGAGCCGACTTTCCCACTAATCGTAAATGCTTTAACCGGCGTATTATCAATACCTGCTGTAATAACCTGGCCGTCTTGGTCAATAAACTTGTAGCTAATCGCACTCCCAATATGCCATTTCTCATTGCCTAATAAGTTCCCACTATTGGCCCCCGTACCATTGATGGCCGGCATAAATTTTTGAGCACTCTGTAAATCAGTAACTCCATCAACTGGGATTACAATTCCACCCGGAGCTGGCAGTTCAAACGCCATCGCTTCAACAATTAACGCCGAGTTGACGTTACCAATAATAATCTGGTTCAAATTCCCATAATCCCAATTAGGGTAGTATATATAAGAATCAATATGAACTAAATTCGGTAAATTTGTTAACGTCAATGTTTTTAAACCAGTCGTCCCAGTAATTGAATTTGTTTCAATATTTTTTAACTTAGCTAAATTGTTGAACGTAATCGTTTCAATATTAATACAGTCATAGAAAAGCTGGTTAGGAATCGCTCTTAATGCACTAAGCCCATCAAAAGTCACTGATTTTATATTTTCACAACTTTGGAAAACCCCAGGAATGCTCCAATTAAAAGAATTATTGTAGTAGTCGCTATCATCGATAATAGAATCGTCATCATAATAGTCATCCCCATACATTCTCTGGCCGAGCATTTCCAGTACCGGTAAATTAGATAGATTAACCGCCTCTAAACCCGTACAGTTGTAGAATGCTCCCGCATCAATAGTTACCAGATGTTCTAAATTAGAAATATCAACCGATTCTAAGGCATAACTATCAGCAAATGCATGCTCACCAATCGTTTCTAATGCAGTTAGTGCATTAAGATCAATTGTCCGCATTTGAGATCCTCTAAACGCATCATTACTAATCCCAGTAATTGTTGTCGCAAATTCAGCAGGGAACGTTACCGCACCGTCCCAATGGCAATCGTCCGTGTATAAATAATCATCAAAAAATGATTGGCTAAATCCGGTAATCACACCGTCTTCCACGTCAAAATCATCTGCGGTAAAGTCATAAGTATCGCCACCATCGGCCCAAGTCCGGCTGGCTTTTTTTGATTTGTTTTTATTTTTTTTAGGGGCAACTTTGTTAACCAATTCCGTTTGATTTGAATCGGCCTTATCCGCTAATGCGAGCGGTGTCGCACCCATCCCTCCAATTAAAGTCGTTGTAGCAAGACCGGCATAGAGAAAGTGTTTACCATTCAAGTGTTCTGTTAATTTATAAATATTATGATGTGATTCTTTTTCTTTTATCATTAGCGAAACTCCTTATATGCTTAATTTGATACTATTAATACTACTAACAGAATATGAAGCAATTGTGCGTGTCGCATTCAAAAAAAATGAAGCTTTTAAGACGCCTCCCCAAAATGTTTATTTATCATTCCGAATTAGACAAACCCTTTGTTTATGTCATTTACAATGTGTTCCCCACTGTTAATGACGTACTGCACGCAAAAAAAAGCACTAACGAAAAAAATCGTTAGTGCCTTCTGTTTATTTAAAATCCATGGTAATCGTCGTGCCCACACCGACTTGGCTCTTCAAAAATAACTGGCCGTTCATTTTTTCGACTAGTTCTTTGACGATGGCCAGGCCCAAGCCAGTTCCACTTGCTATCTGGCGTGTTCGCGATGGATCGCCACGATAAAAGCGTTCAAACACGCGGGGTTGCTGTTCAGTCGGAATCCCAATCCCGTTGTCGTGGACAACTAGGCGCCAACCAACCGGTAATATTTCGGCACTGACACTGACAAAGCCGCCTTCGTGACCGTATTTGATTGCATTTCCAACCAGATTCTTTAAAATTTGCGCGAGGGCTTTTGATTGTGTCTTCACTCGCATGTCAGCCCCCACTTCGTCGCGTAGCTCAATATTACGTTGGTTAGCGACGACTTGAATTGTCGCTAACTCATGCTGAACCCATGATGCTAGCTCAATTTCTTCAATGGCCGCTTTACCACCGTAATCACCATTCAAGCGTGAAATCGAGAGGACATCTTCAATCAAATCAATCAAGCGCTTACTTTCTTCGTCGATGATTTTCAAAAATTGCTCCAACGTTGCCGGATCGTCTTTTGCTCCTGCTAATAGGGTTTCACTAAAACCACTAATCGCAGTAATTGGCGTTTTCAACTCATGTGAAGCGTTGGAAACGAAATCGGCTTGCATCTGTTCCAATTGGGCAACTTCGGTAATATCATACAACAAGATAATAATCTGAAAATGCGTGCTCGTAGTCGCATGATATATCGTAGATACTTCTAACGTCTTTTGCCCAATTCCAGTTTCAAACTCCAACGTTGCCCGCTGATTCATTTCCGTTTGCATCGTTTTTTCAACTAACGCCGATAAGCCATAGTGGCTACTTGCATCCGCATATAGTAGGTGATTAATTTGTAAATCTAAGCCTAACAACTCACTTGCAGCCGGATTGGCCATTTTAATTTTACGGTGTCGATTAACTAGCAATACCCCCACCGGCAAATATTCCAGCAACGTTGAGAGTTCACCTTCTTGCCGCTGTAAACGATAAATTTGATCGCGTTCAAATGACTGCACCTTGTTAATTGCGGTCGCCAGTGAATAATATGGATCTTCTTGTTCCAGCAGAATATGTCCTGGATTTTGTGTTTTGGTAATATCATCCAATTTGGCACTCATCATCGCCATCGTATTTTGGTGACGAATTACCATGCGTGCATAAAAGATAATTTCAATCAGGGTCAGCACAACTGCAATCACAAGGCTTCCTGGTACAAAGTTATCTCGGACTAATGGTGCCTCAAAAACGTCAACAATCAGAACTAAAAGAACATTGACCGTAATGAATCCAAGACTCGTTAATCCAATTCTGCGAATGATTGCTTTTTGCATACAGTTACTTTCCCTTTTCTACAATAAATTGATACCCAAATCCGCGTACCGTTTTTAGCACTTGTGGTGATTTTGGATCAACTTCAACTTTATCACGTAAGTGTGACACATGAATATCAACCATCCGGGTTTCACCTGCATAATCATAGCCCCAGACGCCGCTCAAAATTTCATCACGACTCAAAACACGATTTTTTCGTTCAACTAAAAATAATAATAATTCATATTCTTTTGGTGTTAGATTTGCATCCTCACCATCAAGCGTCACTTGTTTAGCATCTTTGTTAATCACAATGCGCCCAAAATCCAAGCTATCACTCGCATCTTCTGTTGTAGCACTAGTCTGGACATCGTCATAACGGCGCATCACGGCTTTTATGCGCGCCAAAACTTCGCGTGGGCTAAAAGGTTTGGTGACGTAATCATCGGCACCAATTTCTAGTCCAAGGACTTTATCGAACTCATCACCTTTAGCCGTCACAATAATGATTGGCGTTTTAATTTTTTCTTGCCTCAGCCGTTTCGTAACTTCAATCCCATCAATTTCAGGTAACATTAAATCCAGTAAAATTACATCGTATGCATTTTTACTCCCCATATTAAAAGCCATTAAGCCATCGGTTGCCACATCAACTTCGTAGTCAGCCTGTTTTAAATTATATTCAAGCAATGTTGCAATCGCTGGTTCATCATCGACAACTAAAACTTTCCGCATTTACCTGACCTCAAATCTAGTAATTTACCTTAAGTATATCAAACTACAAAAAAAGCGATACAGTATAAACTGTATCACTTTCGTAAATGTTGTGTAAATTCAGCAACTCGGAGTGTTTTACCACCCCATAT
This is a stretch of genomic DNA from Periweissella cryptocerci. It encodes these proteins:
- a CDS encoding leucine-rich repeat protein; protein product: MTHKKEPHHNLYKLTEHLNGKHFLYAGLATTTLIGGIGATPVALADKADTNQMELVNKVAPKKIKSKSKKASRAWSYGGEAYEFTADDFAVIDGVITGFTDNFLNYMYEDGSKWDGLITFPDEFATTITGIGDEAFQGIPLRSVNLNALTALETIGEYAFADNVFLEAIDISNLANLTTIGAGAFYDCENLETVNLASLPLLSKLGTSYYDAGTYDNYDPADYEGTYHGDTGVFEYCGKLNAVTISGLDSLQSLTYNLFSECENLATVTVNDLPKLKNIETNALNDARSLQMLSLTNLPNLIHIDSDAFSNWDESSPTLDRIIVGNLNAGLTLETEALHIVKPGGLVIPVDGITDLTTAQKFVAANNYIGDSVYVSVNEKWHVGSAITYKYIDQNEQVIKLGTDNMPVKAVTIVGIAGEKYDLPMLPTIAGYGKPTLVSGVENGIFSPGMNEIVYQYQAEMASFMIYRVDTNDNNLVLPEKVTGFTNDTLNLDDKKIAINGYDFKELNISTLSRAVGDYGWQSVGDSFSKSLTLGANAGRNYKFVYSKTATLTPDKNNDTTNNNNTNTNNNSSTGSSASSSSEKPATSSSATVSSTTTGKNDNSPVSSSSTQNPNALPSTGGNSTEVSGTGTKKINKSQVTNSKFIPLSTDTPRNAPNNNASKALPQSGAIVNHILPIFGVLALTGVIGLYVFNKKKTK
- a CDS encoding leucine-rich repeat protein gives rise to the protein MTNDKELHHNFYRITEHLNGKHFLYAGLATTTLIGGMGATPIALADKPAANATELVTTAVPTKTKTKNKRYGSSWSDTGQAYNFTAADFVVEHGVITGMDDSFFETVEAWSEYSPWNGEITFPAEFATTIKGIGPSALSMEALTAVDINSLTALEFIGDGAFSGAYYLEKIDLSNLQHLKKIGNSAFGDLGGATSITLNNLPNLTTIDDYAFAYSMNWGWMDNVDYSGTITLTNLPKLTSIGSYALGGCEHLTSVTLDGLDSLKVLPEDLLSDNPELTNVTLNNLPKVQRIEDTFLGNTALQTLTLTNMPDLIYIGRYVYDANERDDDGYGAFNQLIVGNLNSALTVEENAFEMPHPGGIVIPLNGDGDVLTAQKFLTSINELNNDNQFTGSRKWELGGTVTYKYVDQDGQVITFGTDRTPVKAFTVSGKVGTKYDLPATPTIAGYGKPTLVSGTENGAIGIGMNEIVYQYEGATSEFTIYRVDTNDKNIVPPEKISGFTNDILDLDDMQLAIAGYDFQELNSTSLSRAVGDFSWQAVPDSFGKQLTLGANAGRSYKFVYAKTAVKNNDSNSSNNSSNSSSTSNTNNSNNNSAGNSSSQSSSTAGTSSSAASSSTDKKNDDNTAKSSSTSTTNDPTGLPVTGGNSTGTSGIGNTNADTSRSSNTRYIPLSTDSGFNTPTSSIRGNDTKNLPQSGYVVNRVLPVIGAIALAGVIGLYAFSKKRKL
- a CDS encoding leucine-rich repeat protein is translated as MKHEKEPHHNFYKITEHLNGKHFLYAGIATTTLLGGMGVTPIALADKEVTDQTELATKVPTSKIKNKAKKTDRAISDDGEVHEFTADDFEVTNGVITGVSDSFNEYLALGDWQSWDGHVTFPAEFATSIIGIGSYAFSGIESVRTVDLNSLTSLQTISESAFDGSETLEAIELSNLDNLKTIGNNAFANCGALRTVNLTNLPALTSIGDGAFAGSFMTGYYEEEDNLGSVNLANLPKLTRIGDAIFNSCESLKTVNFTNLDNLRSLPRDMFDGDSGITTVTFDGLAKIESLPSELFYNCKNLTTVTINNLAKLETIEDNVFGQTTLQTLTLTNLPNLIQINESVYSPIYDYYNEHQYGTLSQLIIGNLNTALTIENDTFYNPHPGGIVIPLNGDSDVSAAQKFLANINDLNNSYPLVGHDKWQLGGTVTYKYIDQDGQVISTGADRKPITSFTLSGKVGTKYDLPTIPTIAGYGKPTLYSGTENGTISIGMNEIVYQYQAATSEFTIYRVDINDQNLVTPEKVTGFMNDILDLDDKELAINGYDFKELSISGLSRVVGDYTWQAVPDSFGKQLTLGANAGRSYKFVYAKTAVKNNDSSSSSSSSNNSSNSSSNTNNSNNNSAGNSSSQSSSTASTSSSAASSSTDKKNDDSTAKSSSSNTANNPTGLPVTGGNSTGTSGIGSTNTNRDTSRSSSTRYMPLSTDSGFNTPTSSVRRNSDRVLPQSGYVVNRVLPVIGAIALAGVIGLYAFSKKRKL
- a CDS encoding leucine-rich repeat protein, which gives rise to MIKEKESHHNIYKLTEHLNGKHFLYAGLATTTLIGGMGATPLALADKADSNQTELVNKVAPKKNKNKSKKASRTWADGGDTYDFTADDFDVEDGVITGFSQSFFDDYLYTDDCHWDGAVTFPAEFATTITGISNDAFRGSQMRTIDLNALTALETIGEHAFADSYALESVDISNLEHLVTIDAGAFYNCTGLEAVNLSNLPVLEMLGQRMYGDDYYDDDSIIDDSDYYNNSFNWSIPGVFQSCENIKSVTFDGLSALRAIPNQLFYDCINIETITFNNLAKLKNIETNSITGTTGLKTLTLTNLPNLVHIDSYIYYPNWDYGNLNQIIIGNVNSALIVEAMAFELPAPGGIVIPVDGVTDLQSAQKFMPAINGTGANSGNLLGNEKWHIGSAISYKFIDQDGQVITAGIDNTPVKAFTISGKVGSKYDLPKLPTIAGYGNPALVSGTETGTFGYGLQEVVYQYQAATASIMIYRVDTNDKNLVEPETVTGFANDTLDLDDKQLAINGYDFQELNISTLSRAVGAYTWQAAPDSVGKSLTLGANAGRSYKFVYAKTATPAPTPDQNNSNTNNNNTTTNNNSSTGSSASSSSEKPAASSSSTTSSSTSGKNDNSKATSSSTQDPNALPSTGGNSTGTSGIGNNRTTTSRSSNTRYIPLSTDTPHNMPTSIRSKYHGKSLPQSGVIVNRVLPAIGAIALASVIGLYAISKKKRKY
- a CDS encoding sensor histidine kinase, with translation MQKAIIRRIGLTSLGFITVNVLLVLIVDVFEAPLVRDNFVPGSLVIAVVLTLIEIIFYARMVIRHQNTMAMMSAKLDDITKTQNPGHILLEQEDPYYSLATAINKVQSFERDQIYRLQRQEGELSTLLEYLPVGVLLVNRHRKIKMANPAASELLGLDLQINHLLYADASSHYGLSALVEKTMQTEMNQRATLEFETGIGQKTLEVSTIYHATTSTHFQIIILLYDITEVAQLEQMQADFVSNASHELKTPITAISGFSETLLAGAKDDPATLEQFLKIIDEESKRLIDLIEDVLSISRLNGDYGGKAAIEEIELASWVQHELATIQVVANQRNIELRDEVGADMRVKTQSKALAQILKNLVGNAIKYGHEGGFVSVSAEILPVGWRLVVHDNGIGIPTEQQPRVFERFYRGDPSRTRQIASGTGLGLAIVKELVEKMNGQLFLKSQVGVGTTITMDFK
- a CDS encoding response regulator transcription factor; translation: MRKVLVVDDEPAIATLLEYNLKQADYEVDVATDGLMAFNMGSKNAYDVILLDLMLPEIDGIEVTKRLRQEKIKTPIIIVTAKGDEFDKVLGLEIGADDYVTKPFSPREVLARIKAVMRRYDDVQTSATTEDASDSLDFGRIVINKDAKQVTLDGEDANLTPKEYELLLFLVERKNRVLSRDEILSGVWGYDYAGETRMVDIHVSHLRDKVEVDPKSPQVLKTVRGFGYQFIVEKGK